Within Pseudomonas sp. LBUM920, the genomic segment ACATGACCTTGCCGCTGGCATTGATCTGCATCGGCGGCACCTTGTCGCTGGCGGCCTTGCGCAAAAGCGGAAGCATGGCCTTCAGTGCCAGCCTGGTGAAGATGATCGGCCTGCCGCTATTTGCGACGCTGGGCGCATGGCTGCTGGGCTTTAGGGGCCCGGAGCTGGGGATTCTGTTTTTGTACTTTGGCGCACCGACCGCGGCGGCGAGTTTTGTCATGGCCAGGGCGGCCGAGGGCAATCATGAGCTGGCGGCGGCGATTATTGTGATTACGACCTTGATGGCGGCGGTGACCACCAATATCGGGATTTTTGTGTTGCAGGCGGGTGGTTGGATCTGAACGTTGTGGTGGGGTTGAGGGCCAATCGCAGGCAAGCCAGCTCCCACAGTTTGATCGGTGAATGCAATCAAAGGTGGGCGCTGGCTTGCCTGCGCTGACTATCCAGCCGTCACGGCTTATCCGCCTGATACGCCTCAATCACTTCCTGCGCCGCCCGAAACGCATCAATCGCCGCCGGCACGCCGGCATACACCGCGCAATGCAGCAGTGCTTCGCGAATCTCTTCCACTGTGCAGCCATTGTTCAGCGCGCCGCGCACGTGGCCCTTGAGTTCCTGCGGGCACTTGAGAGCAGTGAGGGCGGCCAGTGTGATCAGGCTGCGCGTCTTCAGCGGCAGGCCCTCGCGGTTCCACACGCTGCCCCATGCATGCTCATTGACGAAATCCTGCAGCGGCTGGGTGAACTCGGTGGCATTGCCCAGGGCGCGGTCGACGAACACATCGCCCATGACCTGGCGACGCATTTCAACCCCGGACTTTTTCTGTTCGGTCATTGCGATTCCCTCTTGTGTTGGCGGCGCCAGGCTTGCAGCGAGGTGAACAACACAAACGCGACCAGCGCTGGCAGGACGTAATGCAGCATCAATTGTTCAAGCCGGGTGGCCAGCGGCATGCCGAAGGTAAACGACACCACATGCAGCCCATACGCCAGATACAACCCCAGAAACACCAGGCCTTCAGCGCGGGTGACGCGGTAGCCGCTGTAGAACACCGGCAGGCACAACACCACCACGCCGAGCATCACCGGCAAGTCGAAATCCAGTGCGTTAGGCGACACCGACAACGGCGAGGGCGCCACCAGCGCGGTGAACCCTAGTACGCCAAGCAGGTTGAACAGGTTGCTGCCGATCACGTTGCCCACGGCAATCTCGCGCTCGCCGCGCAACGCGGCAATCAGCGAGGTGGCCAGGCACGGCAGTGAGGTGCCAACACCGATCAGCGTCAGGCCGATGATGCGTTCGGACAGGCCCAGGTCGCTTGCTACATCCACCGCTGCCCCCAGCAGCAAATGCCCGGCCAGCACCAGAATCAACAACCCGCCCAGCATCAACAATGCGCTGCTGAGCCAGGGCGCGCGGGCCACCGTGTCCAGCGTGCGTGGACGGCGGGAATGGCGGGTCTGGTAGTGCAAAACACCGAGGTAGGCTATCAGCGCAACCAGTAAGAAAAGGCCGTCGAGCGGTGTCAGTTCTTCATTGCCGGCCAGGGTAAACACCAAGAGGCCGGCGAAAATCATCACAGGGATGTCCAGCCGCACCAACTGCCGCGAGACGCGCAGCGGAATGATCAACGCAGCTAGGCCCAGGGTGACGAGAGTGTTGAAGATACTGCTGCCGATGACGCTGCCCACGGCGATATCGGTATTGCCGGCCAGGGTGGCCTGCAGGCTTACGGTCATCTGCGGCGCACTGCTGCCGAAAGCGACGATGCTCAAGCCGATAATCAGTGGCCGCACCTTGAGGCTGGCCGCCAGGCGCACGGCGGCGCGCACCAGAATTTCGGCGCCGACGATCAGCAACACCAGGCCACTGATCAGCTCGATCAGGCTCCAGGGCGAGAGGGCGGTTAATCCGAAAATGGCCAGGGCTCCTTTATCAGTTGTTCAGCGCCTGCACGCGAACCCGTGCAGTGCCGCTGCCCAGCATACCGAGTTGTTCGGCAGCCTTGCGTGAAACGTCGATCAGGCGCCCACGGGTATGCGGGCCGCGATCGTTGACGCGCACGACCACGAATC encodes:
- a CDS encoding calcium/sodium antiporter — protein: MISGLVLLIVGAEILVRAAVRLAASLKVRPLIIGLSIVAFGSSAPQMTVSLQATLAGNTDIAVGSVIGSSIFNTLVTLGLAALIIPLRVSRQLVRLDIPVMIFAGLLVFTLAGNEELTPLDGLFLLVALIAYLGVLHYQTRHSRRPRTLDTVARAPWLSSALLMLGGLLILVLAGHLLLGAAVDVASDLGLSERIIGLTLIGVGTSLPCLATSLIAALRGEREIAVGNVIGSNLFNLLGVLGFTALVAPSPLSVSPNALDFDLPVMLGVVVLCLPVFYSGYRVTRAEGLVFLGLYLAYGLHVVSFTFGMPLATRLEQLMLHYVLPALVAFVLFTSLQAWRRQHKRESQ
- a CDS encoding carboxymuconolactone decarboxylase family protein — encoded protein: MTEQKKSGVEMRRQVMGDVFVDRALGNATEFTQPLQDFVNEHAWGSVWNREGLPLKTRSLITLAALTALKCPQELKGHVRGALNNGCTVEEIREALLHCAVYAGVPAAIDAFRAAQEVIEAYQADKP